The following are encoded together in the Bacteroidota bacterium genome:
- a CDS encoding T9SS type A sorting domain-containing protein yields MDISLQKKLKAYSLTAGSLTAAAAAQGQIVHTDVMPDMVIDSAAVYALDVNNDATPEFAMYALTNTDSAGTYGYSILEAYQPVTNAVLGNLFQGVYPFPTALNAGDSIRPGATDWIDASVNGGFQYLAVVLPQPGPMYGNWPGISDKYLGVRFAAGSQTHYGWARISVSADGGTITLKEYAYNTTPGAGITAGQTTLVGVAEQTAGVPNVHVYDRTLFVNLPAETPTGGMLQVFSASGQIVRAESITDPAMRISLGDLATGVYMVQIIQPDGTTVTRKIYL; encoded by the coding sequence ATGGATATTTCACTACAAAAGAAACTTAAAGCGTATTCGCTCACAGCCGGGTCACTTACTGCCGCTGCCGCTGCACAAGGGCAAATTGTGCATACCGATGTAATGCCGGATATGGTTATTGACTCCGCGGCTGTATATGCCCTCGACGTGAATAACGATGCCACGCCGGAGTTTGCTATGTATGCCTTAACCAACACGGATTCTGCCGGAACATACGGCTATTCCATTCTGGAGGCTTATCAGCCTGTAACCAATGCTGTGCTTGGGAATTTGTTTCAGGGCGTTTATCCATTCCCCACTGCTCTCAATGCCGGCGACAGTATCCGTCCAGGTGCAACCGATTGGATCGATGCTTCAGTTAACGGTGGTTTCCAGTACCTTGCCGTTGTATTGCCACAGCCCGGACCTATGTATGGCAACTGGCCGGGAATCAGTGATAAATACCTCGGTGTGCGTTTTGCTGCCGGTTCACAAACCCACTATGGCTGGGCACGCATATCGGTCAGCGCCGATGGGGGTACTATTACATTAAAAGAATACGCTTACAATACAACTCCCGGAGCTGGTATTACAGCCGGGCAAACCACTCTTGTTGGCGTAGCTGAACAAACAGCAGGCGTTCCGAACGTTCACGTTTATGACCGCACTTTGTTTGTGAATCTTCCGGCAGAAACACCAACCGGTGGTATGCTTCAGGTGTTCAGTGCTTCAGGGCAAATTGTACGTGCCGAAAGTATTACAGATCCTGCAATGCGCATTTCGCTTGGCGATCTTGCAACAGGTGTGTATATGGTGCAAATCATTCAGCCTGATGGTACAACAGTAACACGCAAAATCTATTTATAG